The DNA window GCCACTCTAGAACTCTATTGTAGCATTTTGGTCTCTCTCTACGGAGCTCTTCGCTCAGTGATGACGAATGACAGCTTGCCTTTTATATTGCGcgttttgtttacattttgatttGATCAATCATTTAATCAAGAGTTATTTAATCGAACACCacatcattttatataatttagtTGTTAATAGATTATACTAATAATCTAAATCGCGtgttaaaaaacaattttcgtgcgactttgagaaatgcaaaacaagttgCAAAGGGGGTGTCACACGCAAAAGTATGcgcgtgcgacctgcaacagtttttttgcgagacaggtcgcaagagaaaaaacgtaCGTGTGACAGGACCTTGAATTAGAAATTGAACATAATGTACTTGATAGGCATTTTCatatttcattttgtttccAAAGAAGGTGAAAATATCAGATTTATTTTACGCTTTTGTTAGAAAATCGACGTTGatattcataaaaaatacaatgatTATGAataaagagataaaaaaacaCGATAGTGTCAATCGCGTTTTTATCCGACTCTCTACTTGTCACATGTAAcagttaaaaaataataaaacacgcACATCCCGCATGCATTTATCATAGGTTATTTTGATAGAAGTCTAGTCTTTCCacatgtgtagttccagaaaatatgcaTACCTCCCtattgagggggtcggaggtatgaccccccacccctctgaaATTTCCAAACCCCTGGaaaaattcctgggcgtttgaactCCCCTACCCCCCTGGAATtaccaatcccctcaatgggggggaTGGATactttctggaactacaccaTAAAAAAGAGggttaagagaaaaaacattgctttttttaaatgtaatttcattttttatataaaaatgtaTAATTTCCGCCcatttaaaattatttaacAAAAAGAAAGTGTTCCCTTTTTATCTAGCATAGAGCCGAGCACTTCATTCCGCGTTCCATTCCGATAATTATTACGGAATCATTTGCGGGCCTACTGTGTCCTTTTTTGGGATGTCTCTTTCGGGCCCTGTACAGACCTCTCAATAAATCTTTTTCTTATCAGAGGTCGTTAAGGTATACCTGTGGTAAAACAGGATCTCGCCCCAGTCTTTCCTTCCGAGGCCTGGTTTCACTGCaagtcaacaaaaatgaaaCGAATACCCGATCAAAGCGGTACATGTTGTCAGCTGAACACAAAAACTTAATTTCTACTTAAATTAGGTAACTGAATATACCAGAACAAATCAGATTATGTTAGGGTATGTCTAGAAGTAAGAACCAGAATTTGTTTGTAAGATCAACGCTGATATTGTCTTTTTTCCATTGTGTTATGTTACTAAAAATACTTCTATCGACTAAAAGACTATTTGAATGCAAAAGGTAATAGTTaagtttttttactttatgaTATTATCTTTTCTTGTTTAGCTTTAGTTGTCTATATTTTGATAATCTCAAACTTTTAATATGTCCCTTCACGTTAGATGACCGAACACTCTGGACAACGggacaaaaataacaaacagcCGTTTTATCGGTTAGATTGTAGCATGGCCGAGGAGCAAGGATTGTCAAGATCATGCCAGGATGCCCAAGTAAAGTAACTAGAATTACAGATATGATAAGCTAAGTTTATACGAGCGACTGACACTTACAGAATGAATACTCTTACCATGAATATAGCGACAGAAAAGATTAAGAAGATAAAGCGTAATGTGATTCATTGTCTCGAGATCTCTTAGGGAAAAGTCCCATTGTGTTGTATTCTTTGAATTTAAACAATGCCTTCAATAGCTTTGTATTTCCCTAAACATTGCCAAAGCAAAGCTCTTCTCTGATGTTAGGATAATgcacttctttcttttttaagcaAGAGAACAAGTGAGCAAAGATCGttctgttatttttgtttctcgTCTTTAATAAGTCCCTATGTGATGCATGCtcaaaatcttttattttattttttagggaTTTGAAAATGTAAATACATATGATGCTGTAGCACCAAGTAACCACTTgcaaaaaatggaaaaacagTTTTTAACAAATCTCATCTCACATCCAACAATAGTACATCATCCTCTACAAAACAAGTCACAAGATATCATCAATCTCACCAATGACTTTCCTTTATCATTGGAGCAGTCTAAAGAAAGAAACTCTATTTATGTTTGTGCTGTTGGACAACAGCGCTCATTAGTTGCTGATTTATTTGCAATGGATTATTGCCTAAGTCCTACAGCCCCCAAGCCTGGGGGCGGCCATGAACGTAAGGCATCATCCCCTGAAGGTGAACATGTTGATGTCATAGCCAGCCTTAAAACAGAGGAAGGTGATTTTGAGGTTGATAGCCATGTCAAATGTATAAAGGAAGAGCCAAAAGATAAAGAATATCTTTCTTGTTCTAATGGTAACCCAGAAGCCCTTGATTCAAATTATGACAATGCCAGTCAATTGGAAAAGTCTCCTTTAATGCATGATAGACCAATTAAAGATACAggaatgtgcaatttggctGAAGAGTCAAATGGGTCAGAATCAAATGCAACCCAAGAAGATAGTGAGGATGAAGACTGTTTGCAACAAAACTCCCCCAAAGAGCTGAATAGGGTGAAATCTGAGCCTAGTGAATCATCAACGcttggtagtgatgatgaaaGTCTTCTGAGTATTGCTGATCTTCTTCCAGAACAAACATCATCCAAGGAAACAGACACTGGTTTTAAGTGTGAAAAATGTGGAAAGATTTTCCCAAGAACTTGTGGCCTGAAAAGGCATGACAACCGTGTTCATAAACGCTTAAAGCCACATGCTTGTCCTTTTTGTAATAAAGCCTTTGCAGAGAATCGCTGTCTTCAGGTACATATAAGGACTCATACTGGAGAGAGACCTTACCAATGTGAACATTGCAGCCATGCATTTGCTCAAAAGCAGAACTTAAATAAGCACATAAGATGCTGCCACCTTAATATACCTTTAAGGGACCCATTTCGCAAGCCTCATAAATGCGAGGAATGTGGGAAGCGCTTCCATGACAAAACTCATCTTCAGCGTCACACAATGATTCACACAGGTGAGAAACCATACCAGTGTGAGGTTTGCGGTATTCCATTTAAAGAGCTATACAGCCTTACAAGACACATGAGGTGCAATAGACACAAGACTAAAGCAAAGGCAACAGTGCAAGGTGGTATACCAACAACTATTGCAATCCCAAAATTTGAACTCGAGAAATAAGAGATGTTTAGATAAAATGTTAGCTGGAATCAAAGTGATAGATTTCagactcggaaaaataggtttAGCCTGTGACGTGGACCAATGGGTATCTGGTACCCTTTTTAGGAACtttattatatgtattttttgGATGCATTAGCTTAACTAATGTAAACCTTCCTGCTACTGTTTATGGTGATTGCATCTTTTCTTATAGTGTTCTTTTATACAATTTTTCTCTCAGGTGAAAAACCTTACCAGTGTGATGTGTGCAATATTAAATACCGGGAGCTCCACCACCTTACGCGACACTTAACATGCCGTAGACACAAAGTAAAAGCTGAGAGGGCCATGGCAGAGGGTCAAATACAGCCACACCCTGACAAACCAGACACTGAATCAGAGATTAGACAGATTGTTGATGAAGTTTTGGAGGAAAATGGAAGTGATGAATCTGTTGAGATCGATTTGGATCAGCCAGGGAGTCccattattaaaaaagaacttgaATTGGATTAATCTTTTCCAGCCTTttgaaaaagatgtttttacaaaaacaaattcGCCATTTGCTTAAAATTTGTTTACAAttcataatttatttgtttttcaagtTTTAAGACATTTCTAATTTATACCTGTTGTAGCTACACATACAGACTAGTCAGTTTGACCATCAGCAATTCTGAAATTATTAATTAGTAAAGCTTTCCatgtcatatatttttttacgaattatacaaaaatataatGCTACCTTTGAATACTAATGTTATTTCATAATATGGTTCTGATCCATTTTTAATCAGTGAAAGTATAAATTATTTCGAAAAGGCGTCCAATTATTTGGATAGTTAGTGCTGTCACTAGAATTGTATGACATGGGTCAGCATTTCCAATCTCTTAGCGGttaattaaatttgataagaGGCAAGATTGTATGCATGGTTTTTGGCATCTTTCTTGAAATCCCAAGCTGACCAGACCCAGATTCAAACTTGGAAACAACAATTCTGGCTTGGATATGTGGAGCCTGTACCAATAAGCTCAGGGCTAAGGCATCAAAATAATGGGGAAGGGGGTACAATACAAAGACATACAGAAAACAGAGCACAGTCACATCCTTGCCACTCACTGTTTCCACCGCCCTGCGATAGGTACGTATTACATCCCATGGGCCATCGTGCCTCTCTCCAGTGGTAGTACTAATATGAAATTTAAATTAATCAAAAACAACTGAACTAGTGGTATGGTAAAGGTTTTAACATACTGACAAAAATcgaaaatgcaaataaaagtGTGgcgtaaggggggggggggtcgtaAATCCGCAAATCATTCTCTAGTGACTATCAGCCTAGCTACTGTCAGCTGTAGACGTTTGGACCAGAGTTCTTATTAAGCCACTGCTGGAAACTCATCCCAAACATATGTCTATCATCTATGTCCTTGTACAGAGATAtgtccttttttatttctggACCAGGGGActgttgtttcttttgtttggcCTGTTTCCAGTCAGCATAACTCTTTCCCGTTTTTGCTTTTCTCATTTCTCTCTCCATCTGTTGTCTGGCTTCTTCCTCCTTCTTTTTCTCAATTTCTCTCTGTTTTTTCTCATTCTTTGCTTGAAGCCATTCATCAAAGGTGGACGATTTTGAGCTTGCATTTGATAAATGTGATTTGCTGGGGGAAACAAGTATAGGTCAAAATGTGGAAAATAAATTGTGTAATTAAGTAAGAGATAATTAACTAGAGACTTGAGGCTATGTCATATCACAAACCTGCTTAGAAGTCGCCGGTTGACCAGTGCTCTAGCTTGCTGTGGGCTTGACCAGTCTGAAAATTTAACAAATAATAAGCGACTATTAGTGATAATATTAAACATTATGTAATAATTTTTATGTGACTGCACCCCCTGCCTCAGTAATTCCTGGGTACCTGCCTGGGCCTGACTGACTTACACACTATAAGAGTTTTAATAACAGGGGCGTAActaggatttttaacaggagggggcccaaaaaaGCCCATATAAtacattttctcctgtattttaagtaatgtctcatacatttagtGTATTTTTGGATGCTGGGAGGGGGCCCCTGGGCCTTcctcctggctacgcccctgaataATATCGAACACAATGAAATGTGATTTCCTACTCACCAGGACTGCCATCAGGGCTCTCAGATGGCAGATCATCCAGCTCTGACAGTGTTTCATCTCTAATGATGTCCTTCTCAGAATCTTGGCTAGTGATTGGCTTCCGACGTGGAGCACTAAACCCTGTCCCTGCAAACTCGCCCGGGGGGAGAGTTTGACAGAAATACATCTGTGCGTACCCCCCTCTTATCCAAGTTGGAAACTGAGAATCAAACTGCTGGTGCATCATCAATGACTTATTTTCTGTCTTTGATTTCATCTTAGCTGCTCTTGTTTGCCattggaataaaaataaatgtctttCGCTGTCTTTAAATCCACATTGGCTTGCTACCATAAGAGGCGTTTTACCCTGCGTGTCTTCCTCGTCGATGTCGGCACCTTTCTCCAGCATGGTGTCTATGGTGGACGAATGCCCCTGTGAGGCCGCCGCATGAAGGGGTGAACGACCGAAAGGTGTCTTCATATTGACATTTGCTTTGGCGTCGTCTATTAACTTACGAATTAAACCCTCTTGTCCTCTATGCGCAGCTATGAATAACGCAACGCCCGCACGGTCGCTACATGCGGACATTTTATTCTTGTACAATACAGGATCCAGTTTTTCCCACTCCTTAGAGATTACAATGTCTTGTTGGAACGTCTTCTCAATATCGCCTTTGCATACTGCGGCTACCAAGCTGTCCCAGCTTCGCCACAGTTTAAGATTCACCGTAGCGTTAGCTACTACGTCGTTATGCCGTAGATCCGAATCATCCAACATGTCTCCTTCATCTAGGTACTGTAATCGCTGCAAGTTGCTTGGGATGCCAGCAACAAGTTCAGCGTAGCTTTTCAGTTCTCTGATCTTCATCTCGGCGTAAACTTTCTTTAATAGAAATCTCTCTCCCGTTGCAGTTAgaagtatatatatatcaaaAGGCGCCGATTTAACggcttttttcttctttttagtAGCCATTTGGGTTTAAGTGGAGTTCTAATGCGATAAATGACTGTAAAAGTCGACTGGCTTTGCTGTAATGTGAGTGTTATTCAGCCATTTTGTTATAATGGCAACTTCGTTCGTGTATATTGCCATGGCAACCATAGTTAATGGACTAGCACATAAACTTATAAATGGTTTCTGTTAATTTACAATTCAAATTAGTTTAGCTTATACTACCTAAAcaagtttattattataactCATTTACAACTTCTGATTTGACATTACACTATGCAAAGATGCACTTTCTAACCAAGATTGGTTTTGTCAATTGTAAAGATCAAACGTAAATGAATTTTCTAAACATAAAAACGTTGAAGAATAAATTGCCAGACATGTAGCTGAGCTTTAGGGATGATTGCTCTTCCCTTGTCCgcaaaaaaaaggaagttctttatataattttagCCAGATCTTAGACAAGGAGGAATATTtaaaacacccccccccccccccatgcaATTCATTAGCCAGGTCTTTCTCTCGTTCCCAATGATGTATGATTATTTTTGCCAGCAGGAGACTCATGGCACATAAGGCGCCAGACTTATTCTATTATTTCAGActactcaaaattacgcggaacAATTTAGAAATCAATCTACCTTGTACTATTTTATACATTTAAGGGTTGTTGGACAGTGAGGTCCGTTATCAGGTAACAAAGGTACCAGCTGTCGGGCGGGTTTGTTCGTGACTACTACCCATTTAAAAGGCTTCTGCTTGCTGTGCAAATAACTACGTGTTTTGTCATCCCATGGAGGGATAACTTCTTCTACGAGGGTCATTAAGAAAACTGGGGGAGGGGCACCGTCACGTTACTTCTGGTCATAActagggggggtggggtgggggggtgggcgCCTTTCATTCGGGACACCCCATCCATACAGTGACTATGTTaatctgtttttatttatataagaTGTTCAAAGAAAATTGTTAGTATCCCAAAACAGAGGGGATTTTACAAATTTCAAACATTATTAAACACTAAatagataaaaagaaatacgACTATATATTTTGAGTTATTTTTAGTCTTCGAGTTTTCTCCGCCATTTGAATAAGACAAACCAGCATGAggtaataaacaaaaaaaactcgaCATTTGTTGGATTGTGGAACCGCTCAGAACCACCCTATAGTCGAACCTAAACGGAACCAGAACGGTGCGTCTGGCCCGGTGATCTTAAGTCATTTATTTCAAAAGTCATGTGTATGCTTGGCTTGGAGTTTGGTTTTATCGTTTGTTAAGGTGCTCGCGTTCAAAAATTTGCATAAATGGCTTATTAATGATTCAAACACCTAACCGCTCAcaccatatttttatttaactttTCATCAAGATTACTCAACAGTCAAAATAGATTAGTATTTCCCACTGTGAAATTTGTTTTCCTGAAGATCTACAATATACCGAAGGTCTGCTCTCAGTGAAAGGTCCActccaggggggaggggagagggtaCTTAAAAGTTCACTCAGTCTAGGATCTTTTGTGTAACATTGTGAACTTAGCGCGTCGCAAACTCTCGGTGCTAAACACAACGATTGACCTGCTCAGGCATCGATGATGTATCTGGCTCGTAAAAATTAAGGCGGGAGAAATATATTTGGATCATAGTTGACATGTCTGCATCTAAAAGGGAGTGATTTGTCACGATGAAAACCTTGAGAGTATCATACTTGGCTAAATTTAAACCTGTTCAAGTAACTCGGAACTTTAAATATTCATCGCTAAAGACAGGGAAAAGAAAGAGCGTGGGAGAGTTTATTTGCGTGCTATAACACACGACGCTGAATTCACGCTTTCAAACTACAGATGAGGATTTTGTTTTGGTTAATCGCAGCTTTGGGCGGCTCGCTGGCTTGTTTTCCGGCAGAAAATGCACCGAAACGTAAGTAAATATTTGGCTAAACCACACTTCAATTTCGCCCCACAAAAACCTTCCGACACAGAGAAACCCATTCAGTGACTATTGTAGCGAGTGGTTGTTGTGGATTTGAGCTCAAATTTCAGGTGATCCTATTTGTTTTTCGTGTATACAATTGATAGATCGACCAAGTGCTCGCCCTAAAATATCTTCATTCATTGAGATCACTGAATTTTCTACGGTCACGCCTGAAAGGAATTATCCTAGACTTCAAGAGTGTTATAAAGCTAGTGTAAACTGAATTCTAATTGAATCTAGCTTTGAATGGATAAAACCCTGAAATGTTCGCTTATGAATAGCAAATTTACAGAGAGGATTccgttttattattattctgcAGGTTTACGGAAATGGTATATAACTGTCGAGTATGGCTCCTGAATTTCGAATCACTTTGTCAGTGACAGGATA is part of the Nematostella vectensis chromosome 13, jaNemVect1.1, whole genome shotgun sequence genome and encodes:
- the LOC116611482 gene encoding zinc finger protein 586 isoform X1, coding for MQKMTEHSGQRDKNNKQPFYRLDCSMAEEQGLSRSCQDAQGFENVNTYDAVAPSNHLQKMEKQFLTNLISHPTIVHHPLQNKSQDIINLTNDFPLSLEQSKERNSIYVCAVGQQRSLVADLFAMDYCLSPTAPKPGGGHERKASSPEGEHVDVIASLKTEEGDFEVDSHVKCIKEEPKDKEYLSCSNGNPEALDSNYDNASQLEKSPLMHDRPIKDTGMCNLAEESNGSESNATQEDSEDEDCLQQNSPKELNRVKSEPSESSTLGSDDESLLSIADLLPEQTSSKETDTGFKCEKCGKIFPRTCGLKRHDNRVHKRLKPHACPFCNKAFAENRCLQVHIRTHTGERPYQCEHCSHAFAQKQNLNKHIRCCHLNIPLRDPFRKPHKCEECGKRFHDKTHLQRHTMIHTGEKPYQCEVCGIPFKELYSLTRHMRCNRHKTKAKATVQGEKPYQCDVCNIKYRELHHLTRHLTCRRHKVKAERAMAEGQIQPHPDKPDTESEIRQIVDEVLEENGSDESVEIDLDQPGSPIIKKELELD
- the LOC116611482 gene encoding zinc finger protein 420 isoform X4 encodes the protein MEKQFLTNLISHPTIVHHPLQNKSQDIINLTNDFPLSLEQSKERNSIYVCAVGQQRSLVADLFAMDYCLSPTAPKPGGGHERKASSPEGEHVDVIASLKTEEGDFEVDSHVKCIKEEPKDKEYLSCSNGNPEALDSNYDNASQLEKSPLMHDRPIKDTGMCNLAEESNGSESNATQEDSEDEDCLQQNSPKELNRVKSEPSESSTLGSDDESLLSIADLLPEQTSSKETDTGFKCEKCGKIFPRTCGLKRHDNRVHKRLKPHACPFCNKAFAENRCLQVHIRTHTGERPYQCEHCSHAFAQKQNLNKHIRCCHLNIPLRDPFRKPHKCEECGKRFHDKTHLQRHTMIHTGEKPYQCEVCGIPFKELYSLTRHMRCNRHKTKAKATVQGEKPYQCDVCNIKYRELHHLTRHLTCRRHKVKAERAMAEGQIQPHPDKPDTESEIRQIVDEVLEENGSDESVEIDLDQPGSPIIKKELELD
- the LOC5503487 gene encoding ankyrin repeat domain-containing protein 60, giving the protein MATKKKKKAVKSAPFDIYILLTATGERFLLKKVYAEMKIRELKSYAELVAGIPSNLQRLQYLDEGDMLDDSDLRHNDVVANATVNLKLWRSWDSLVAAVCKGDIEKTFQQDIVISKEWEKLDPVLYKNKMSACSDRAGVALFIAAHRGQEGLIRKLIDDAKANVNMKTPFGRSPLHAAASQGHSSTIDTMLEKGADIDEEDTQGKTPLMVASQCGFKDSERHLFLFQWQTRAAKMKSKTENKSLMMHQQFDSQFPTWIRGGYAQMYFCQTLPPGEFAGTGFSAPRRKPITSQDSEKDIIRDETLSELDDLPSESPDGSPDWSSPQQARALVNRRLLSSKSHLSNASSKSSTFDEWLQAKNEKKQREIEKKKEEEARQQMEREMRKAKTGKSYADWKQAKQKKQQSPGPEIKKDISLYKDIDDRHMFGMSFQQWLNKNSGPNVYS
- the LOC116611482 gene encoding zinc finger protein 420 isoform X2, translated to MPGCPSKGFENVNTYDAVAPSNHLQKMEKQFLTNLISHPTIVHHPLQNKSQDIINLTNDFPLSLEQSKERNSIYVCAVGQQRSLVADLFAMDYCLSPTAPKPGGGHERKASSPEGEHVDVIASLKTEEGDFEVDSHVKCIKEEPKDKEYLSCSNGNPEALDSNYDNASQLEKSPLMHDRPIKDTGMCNLAEESNGSESNATQEDSEDEDCLQQNSPKELNRVKSEPSESSTLGSDDESLLSIADLLPEQTSSKETDTGFKCEKCGKIFPRTCGLKRHDNRVHKRLKPHACPFCNKAFAENRCLQVHIRTHTGERPYQCEHCSHAFAQKQNLNKHIRCCHLNIPLRDPFRKPHKCEECGKRFHDKTHLQRHTMIHTGEKPYQCEVCGIPFKELYSLTRHMRCNRHKTKAKATVQGEKPYQCDVCNIKYRELHHLTRHLTCRRHKVKAERAMAEGQIQPHPDKPDTESEIRQIVDEVLEENGSDESVEIDLDQPGSPIIKKELELD
- the LOC116611482 gene encoding zinc finger and SCAN domain-containing protein 12 isoform X3 produces the protein MQKMTEHSGQRDKNNKQPFYRLDCSMAEEQGLSRSCQDAQGFENVNTYDAVAPSNHLQKMEKQFLTNLISHPTIVHHPLQNKSQDIINLTNDFPLSLEQSKERNSIYVCAVGQQRSLVADLFAMDYCLSPTAPKPGGGHERKASSPEGEHVDVIASLKTEEGDFEVDSHVKCIKEEPKDKEYLSCSNGNPEALDSNYDNASQLEKSPLMHDRPIKDTGMCNLAEESNGSESNATQEDSEDEDCLQQNSPKELNRVKSEPSESSTLGSDDESLLSIADLLPEQTSSKETDTGFKCEKCGKIFPRTCGLKRHDNRVHKRLKPHACPFCNKAFAENRCLQVHIRTHTGERPYQCEHCSHAFAQKQNLNKHIRCCHLNIPLRDPFRKPHKCEECGKRFHDKTHLQRHTMIHTGEKPYQCDVCNIKYRELHHLTRHLTCRRHKVKAERAMAEGQIQPHPDKPDTESEIRQIVDEVLEENGSDESVEIDLDQPGSPIIKKELELD